A genome region from Erythrolamprus reginae isolate rEryReg1 chromosome 4, rEryReg1.hap1, whole genome shotgun sequence includes the following:
- the SLC25A6 gene encoding ADP/ATP translocase 3, with product MADAAISFAKDFLAGGVAAAISKTAVAPIERVKLLLQVQHASKQIAADQQYKGIIDCVVRIPKEQGMLSFWRGNFANVIRYFPTQALNFAFKDKYKQVFLGGVDKHTQFWRYFAGNLASGGAAGATSLCFVYPLDFARTRLAADVGKAGADREFTGLGDCLVKIFRSDGLRGLYQGFNVSVQGIIIYRAAYFGIYDTAKGMLPDPKNTHIVVSWMIAQTVTAVAGVTSYPFDTVRRRMMMQSGRKAADIMYSGTIDCWKKIARDEGGKAFFKGAWSNVLRGMGGAFVLVLYDEFKKVI from the exons ATGGCAGACGCGGCCATCTCCTTCGCTAAGGACTTCCTCGCCGGCGGGGTGGCGGCGGCCATCAGCAAAACGGCGGTGGCTCCCATTGAGCGGGTCAAGCTCTTGCTGCAG GTACAACATGCAAGCAAGCAGATTGCTGCAGATCAGCAGTACAAAGGAATCATTGATTGTGTAGTCCGCATTCCCAAAGAGCAAGGAATGTTGTCCTTCTGGCGTGGAAATTTTGCCAATGTTATTAGATACTTCCCAACTCAGGCACTCAACTTTGCCTTCAAGGATAAGTATAAGCAAGTGTTTTTAGGAGGAGTAGACAAACACACACAGTTCTGGAGATATTTTGCTGGTAACCTGGCCTCAGGTGGTGCTGCTGGAGCTACCTCCCTCTGCTTTGTCTATCCTTTGGATTTTGCGAGAACCCGCCTGGCAGCAGATGTTGGAAAAGCTGGTGCTGACAGAGAATTCACAGGTCTGGGAGATTGTCTCGTCAAAATCTTCAGGTCTGATGGCCTGCGTGGCTTATATCAAGGCTTCAATGTCTCTGTTCAGGGCATAATCATCTATAGAGCTGCTTATTTTGGAATCTATGATACAGCAAAAG GTATGTTGCCAGATCCTAAGAACACTCATATTGTGGTAAGCTGGATGATTGCACAAACAGTGACTGCAGTAGCTGGCGTGACCTCCTATCCCTTTGACACAGTGCGACGTCGAATGATGATGCAGTCTGGGCGTAAAGCAG CTGACATTATGTACTCTGGAACAATTGACTGTTGGAAGAAGATTGCAAGAGATGAAGGTGGAAAGGCTTTCTTCAAAGGCGCATGGTCTAATGTTCTTCGAGGCATGGGTGGTGCATTTGTGCTTGTATTGTATGATGAGTTCAAGAAAGTCATTTAA
- the LOC139166805 gene encoding interleukin-5 receptor subunit alpha-like, giving the protein MVTILRFSHMSWLIVFWSTLHVTFPKEEDMNGTSVENFDCIVRSYTFKNSTMNCTWNAGKNAPPDTQYFMYLAYDKATDNECPYYISNTLGRHIGCYFPDVIASKDYVNITVNGSSIASPIQSYADKFLLFKKELFRPPQNITVDYKSPLYYRVQWEPPPDSRKLGSRCFVYQMKDERRNTTIPVMEKTYNFTKPAKYILRIRALKRLGCPISKKNGEWSEPIEFGTDPDTFPTLPIVFAAIGTIVIIVLLTLICKRNHIWEKLTDPVPQPKDIMWQHEKNVEKWVTPVPIAGESITVVEEMTAVSPKV; this is encoded by the exons ATGGTAACCATTTTGAGATTTAGTCACATGAGCTGGCTCATTGTGTTCTGGTCTACATTACATGTCACTTTTCCAAAGGAGGAAG ATATGAATGGAACATCTGTTGAAAACTTTGACTGTATTGTTCGCTCATATACATTTAAGAATTCAACTATGAATTGTACTTGGAATGCTGGCAAAAATGCTCCTCCAGACACCCAATATTTTATGTACTTAGCATATGACAA GGCTACAGATAATGAGTGTCCATATTATATAAGTAACACGCTCGGAAGACACATTGGTTGCTACTTCCCTGATGTGATAGCAAGTAAAGATTATGTGAATATTACAGTAAATGGATCAAGCATAGCATCTCCAATTCAGTCATATGCTGATAAattcctactttttaaaaaag AACTGTTTCGACCTCCTCAAAATATTACTGTGGATTATAAATCACCATTATATTATAGAGTCCAGTGGGAACCTCCTCCAGACTCTCGTAAACTTGGTAGTCGATGCTTTGTGTACCAAATGAAA GATGAACGCAGGAATACCACCATTCCT gTAATGGAAAAAACATACAATTTCACAAAGCCTGCAAAATATATCTTGAGAATTCGTGCACTTAAACGCCTTGGCTGTCCAATTTCAAAGAAGAATGGAGAATGGAGTGAACCTATTGAGTTtg GTACTGATCCTGATACATTCCCTACACTGCCTATAGTCTTTGCTGCCATCGGAACCATAGTCATAATTGTGCTTTTGACTTTGATTTGTAAAAG GAACCATATATGGGAAAAACTTACTGATCCAGTTCCCCAACCAAAAGATATAATGTGGCAACATGAGAAGAATGTGGAG aaGTGGGTGACCCCAGTACCAATAGCAGGTGAATCAATAACAGTGGTTGAAGAAATGACTGCTGTCTCTCCAAAAGTATGA